From one Candidatus Thermoplasmatota archaeon genomic stretch:
- a CDS encoding cytochrome b N-terminal domain-containing protein, which produces MTEKAGNPFSAILSRLGGLFKRSRDWILSRTGLEEFIRETEGRKVPKHALNPVYCLGGVTFVALAILGITGIFLSAHYEPSILRAQRSIQIISNEIPFGFYVRSVHGWSANIMVITILLHTLRVFITGSYKNPREFTWVSGVLLLVFTFTFIMTGYTLLWDERSYFAATSFAGLVDGLQSIPVIGGAFGWLTSWVTDTFIGLSVTGEGILTRAYWMHVTVLPLVTLVFILSHFYLIRTHGISGPL; this is translated from the coding sequence ATGACCGAGAAGGCTGGGAATCCTTTCTCCGCCATACTCTCGCGCTTGGGCGGGCTCTTCAAAAGAAGCCGCGACTGGATATTGTCCAGGACCGGGCTTGAGGAGTTCATTCGGGAGACCGAGGGAAGGAAGGTTCCCAAGCATGCCCTCAATCCTGTCTACTGCCTGGGCGGCGTGACCTTTGTGGCGTTGGCTATCCTTGGCATCACTGGCATCTTCCTGTCCGCACACTACGAGCCTTCGATTCTGAGGGCACAACGGAGCATCCAGATCATATCGAACGAGATTCCTTTCGGCTTCTACGTCAGGAGTGTCCACGGCTGGTCGGCGAACATAATGGTCATCACAATCCTCCTTCATACCCTCAGAGTCTTCATCACGGGATCGTACAAGAACCCAAGGGAGTTCACATGGGTGAGCGGTGTTCTCCTGCTTGTGTTCACGTTCACCTTCATCATGACGGGTTACACCCTTCTCTGGGATGAGAGGTCCTATTTCGCAGCCACGTCCTTTGCAGGACTCGTTGATGGCCTACAATCGATACCCGTGATAGGAGGAGCCTTCGGCTGGCTCACCTCGTGGGTGACTGACACGTTCATCGGCCTATCAGTGACGGGAGAAGGCATCCTCACGAGAGCCTACTGGATGCACGTGACAGTGCTTCCCCTCGTGACGCTCGTTTTCATTCTTTCCCACTTCTACCTCATAAGAACGCACGGGATAAGTGGTCCGCTATGA
- a CDS encoding TlpA family protein disulfide reductase — protein MLVKVLRQPLGFRAVTMKKAVLIAIVLLASGLTLLFLIEEPAPGFTGADVYGQDFTLSEQRGRVVILNFMFTTCDACKQEIGVLKDVRGVYSESDLVIVSISVSLSDNNEILRTFRESQEANWTFLMDPGDVTESYGVRSVPHMFVIDGSGRIASSHSDVLGVEDVSSLIDNARSQGDPIVVIILSVALIGGALGIFFYLGYTKRGMIKERLVGGPGES, from the coding sequence ATGCTCGTCAAGGTACTGAGGCAACCCCTCGGATTTCGGGCGGTAACGATGAAGAAAGCGGTCCTGATTGCCATTGTCCTGCTCGCTTCAGGCCTGACTCTTCTCTTCTTGATCGAGGAACCTGCTCCGGGCTTCACAGGTGCCGATGTCTACGGTCAAGACTTCACGCTGTCCGAGCAAAGGGGAAGGGTCGTCATCCTGAATTTCATGTTCACAACCTGCGATGCATGTAAACAGGAGATCGGTGTCCTCAAGGACGTCCGGGGAGTCTACAGTGAGAGCGACCTGGTCATCGTTTCGATAAGCGTGAGTCTATCGGACAACAACGAGATCTTGCGAACTTTCAGAGAGTCTCAGGAGGCAAACTGGACCTTCCTGATGGATCCTGGAGATGTGACGGAGTCCTATGGAGTGAGGTCGGTGCCTCACATGTTCGTCATCGATGGCAGCGGGAGGATAGCATCTTCTCACTCTGATGTCTTGGGCGTGGAGGACGTATCCAGCCTGATCGACAATGCGAGGTCTCAGGGCGACCCCATCGTGGTAATCATCCTCTCCGTCGCTCTGATCGGGGGTGCCCTCGGGATCTTCTTCTATCTCGGATACACAAAGAGGGGCATGATAAAGGAGCGACTTGTGGGCGGTCCCGGCGAGAGCTAG
- a CDS encoding cytochrome c maturation protein CcmE, protein MEGSREPPQAPKSDAKKRLVLKIIVVLAIVIILVVIFLSSAPADPYDTVDNVMADPAKYVDKEVEIRGQVTAWSQTSSTFNLTGETYSIVVSYIYVPDAFANGKDVVVTGMFHLNVSTYEIDADDILVGCSSRY, encoded by the coding sequence TTGGAGGGAAGTAGGGAACCCCCGCAGGCACCGAAATCCGATGCGAAGAAGCGGCTCGTGCTGAAGATCATCGTTGTGCTTGCCATTGTTATCATTCTCGTGGTCATATTCCTGAGCTCCGCCCCCGCGGACCCCTATGACACAGTGGACAACGTGATGGCCGACCCCGCCAAGTACGTGGACAAGGAGGTCGAGATTAGAGGGCAGGTGACGGCTTGGTCTCAGACCAGCAGCACCTTCAATCTGACGGGTGAGACGTACTCGATAGTGGTCAGTTACATCTATGTCCCCGATGCCTTTGCGAACGGAAAGGATGTCGTTGTCACAGGGATGTTCCACCTGAACGTGAGCACTTACGAGATCGATGCAGACGACATACTCGTAGGATGCTCGTCAAGGTACTGA
- a CDS encoding CcmD family protein — protein MIGVEQFYWAYLVIWAGIVLYVLYLTHRQNRIKREIDLLKEVMEIGGK, from the coding sequence ATGATAGGGGTTGAGCAGTTCTACTGGGCCTATCTGGTCATCTGGGCAGGAATCGTTCTCTATGTGCTCTATCTCACGCACAGACAGAACAGGATAAAGAGGGAGATCGACTTGCTGAAGGAGGTCATGGAAATTGGAGGGAAGTAG
- a CDS encoding cytochrome c biogenesis protein — METRKLIDFVLVLLAVIFVVATVLAAFHYAPLEPVDVSTVLYHQDDYTGDDIRVKGVVQDLIGTEFALEDITSAVFINVSYAGSGDLDAGIVNGTTVYVLGRLEPDVGIAAREIEIADDPDEPAGWRSPYSAKIFYLHVPAAWTSFLAFGVVLACSAVYLWKGGQKWDTWALSSAEVGLVFCSVAVISGALWAKAEWGYYWDWNDTKLFSTFVLWLIFIAYVAIRAGAVRHESIPRVAAIFGILGFAAVPISFLSSRIWTSLHPNVVATSQGHLSAEAGAVLMLGVVAFTLVYATLFSRRIAIERSVIEIEGIKEQLEDAE, encoded by the coding sequence CTGATTGACTTTGTGCTTGTGCTCTTGGCGGTGATATTCGTCGTTGCGACGGTTCTAGCGGCGTTCCACTACGCCCCGCTCGAACCCGTGGACGTTTCCACTGTCTTGTATCATCAGGATGACTACACTGGTGACGACATCAGAGTGAAAGGTGTCGTGCAGGATCTCATCGGGACCGAATTCGCCCTCGAAGACATCACGAGCGCTGTATTCATCAACGTCTCGTATGCGGGCTCGGGCGACCTTGACGCAGGGATCGTGAACGGAACCACCGTGTATGTCCTGGGAAGACTGGAGCCCGATGTCGGCATAGCGGCCAGAGAGATCGAGATAGCGGATGACCCAGACGAGCCCGCGGGCTGGAGATCGCCGTACTCGGCCAAGATATTCTACCTCCACGTTCCAGCCGCCTGGACCTCGTTCCTGGCCTTCGGGGTCGTGCTCGCTTGCAGCGCAGTTTACCTCTGGAAGGGCGGTCAGAAATGGGACACCTGGGCGCTTTCGTCCGCCGAGGTGGGTCTGGTCTTCTGCTCTGTCGCCGTCATCTCCGGGGCACTCTGGGCCAAGGCAGAGTGGGGCTACTACTGGGACTGGAACGATACGAAGCTCTTCTCGACATTCGTCCTGTGGCTGATCTTCATCGCATATGTCGCCATAAGAGCCGGGGCGGTGAGACATGAGAGCATCCCCAGAGTCGCTGCAATCTTCGGCATACTCGGCTTCGCGGCGGTGCCTATCTCCTTCCTCTCGTCGAGAATCTGGACCAGCCTCCATCCGAACGTCGTGGCGACATCTCAGGGTCATCTCTCTGCCGAGGCGGGAGCGGTTCTCATGTTGGGGGTCGTAGCTTTCACGCTCGTATACGCGACACTTTTTTCTAGGCGGATTGCTATCGAGAGGTCAGTAATCGAGATTGAAGGAATCAAAGAACAGCTGGAGGACGCAGAATGA